One segment of Meleagris gallopavo isolate NT-WF06-2002-E0010 breed Aviagen turkey brand Nicholas breeding stock chromosome 8, Turkey_5.1, whole genome shotgun sequence DNA contains the following:
- the LOC100548603 gene encoding inositol polyphosphate-5-phosphatase A-like, translated as MFYTFLCCVLQALGSFYFLHESLKNIYQFDFKAKKYKKVTGKEIYSDTLESTPMLEKEKFPQDYFPECKWSRKGFIRTRWCITDCAFDLVNIHLFHDASNLIAWETSPSVYSGIRHKALGYVLDRYVLASLYHL; from the exons ATGTTTTATACTTTCCTATGTTGTGTTTTACAGGCTCTAGGaagtttttactttcttcatgAATCTTTGAAAAACATCTACCAGTTTGATTTTAAAG CTAAGAAGTATAAGAAGGTTACTGGGAAAGAAATCTACTCAGACACTTTAGAAAGCACACCCatgctggaaaaagagaagtttccACAGGATTATTTCCCTGAG tgcaagtGGTCCAGAAAAGGTTTCATTCGAACGAGGTGGTGTATTACTGATTG TGCCTTTGACTTGGTAAACATTCATCTTTTCCATGATGCTTCCAATTTAATTGCTTGGGAAACAAGCCCATCGGTTTACTCAGGAATACGGCATAAGGCTCTTGGCTATGTGCTTGATAGGTATGTATTGGCCtctctctatcatctttga